AGGCGGGACGCCGCAGCTTGCAGCGCGTCTACCTTCGCTGGACCCTGGCGGAACGCCTGCAGCATGCGGTGCTCCTCGCCAGCTTCCTCGTGCTGGTGGTCACCGGCTTCAGCCTGGCCTACCCCGAGAGCTGGTGGGCGCGCCCGTTCACCGGCTCGCCTGTCCTGTTCGAGTTGGGACGCGATCTCCACCGGATCGCCGGGACGGCCCTGCTCGCCCTGGCCGCGGTCCACATCGTCTATCTCGCGTCCACCGAGCGAGGGCGCACGATGGCCGCGGCCCTGCGTCCGGGGCGGGCGGATCTCGCCGAGCTCCGCGAGACGATCGCGTTCCTCGCCGGCCGGCGCGAAGCGCCGCCACCTGCCGGGCATTTCACCTACTCCGAGCGG
This genomic interval from Acidobacteriota bacterium contains the following:
- a CDS encoding DUF4405 domain-containing protein, coding for MALLTIEAGRRSLQRVYLRWTLAERLQHAVLLASFLVLVVTGFSLAYPESWWARPFTGSPVLFELGRDLHRIAGTALLALAAVHIVYLASTERGRTMAAALRPGRADLAELRETIAFLAGRREAPPPAGHFTYSERFEYLGVVWGTAIMGLTGLMLWFETLTLRLFPKWVLDLMATVHLYEAWLAALTILVGHIYRVVFDPDVYPLDRSMFTGLVTENELRRRRSLEWREIVRRRRRGPRSPPPPP